In the genome of uncultured Paludibaculum sp., the window ACATTCCGGATGGTTCCATCTGTGTCTTCCGGCCGTATCAAGGCGGCTCGCGAAAGGGCGGAATCTTCATCGTGCAGCGCCGCACCAGCACCGACGATGGCGGCGAATTCACGATCAAACGCTACGAGAGTTCGAAGAACGAGACGGCCGACGGTTGGAGCCACTCCGGGATCCACATGCAGCCGGACAACCCCGAGTTCTCCAGTTGGGATTTGACGCAGGAAGAAGACCGCTGGGTGACCGTGGCCCAGTTTATTTGCGTCCTGGAAGATCCGATTTAGCCGGCCCGACGCGAATCCCGAACGCGCCCCCACCGTTGGGGACATACTGGACGCCCAGGTAGTTGGGAATGTCCTGGCCCAACTGCACCACCCGCATGCCCGCCGACAAGCCAGCCTGGACGCCGGCCGGCGCATCCTCGAACACCAGGCAGCGCTCTGGCCGAACCCCCAGGCGCTCCGCCCCGAGGAGAAAACAGTAGGGATCGGGCTTGCCGGTGACCACCTCTTCCGATGTCACCATGCCGGCCGGCACGGGCAGGCCGGCGGCCGCTAAACGGACCTCGGCCAGTTTCCGTGGGCAGGAGGTGACGACTGTCCAGCGCTCCGGCGGCAGCGACGCCAGCAGGGCGGCCGCGCCGGCAATCTGCACAACTCCGTCGGTATCCAGTTCTTCGGCGCGGTTGAATTCCAGGGCGGCGGCCGCCGCATCGATCCCGGGCACGAACATGTGAATGGTTTCGGCCGTTCGCCGGCCATGCGAGACGGCCAGGATTTTGTCCACGTCCAGGCCGTGCTGGTCGGCAAATCGCCGCCAGTAACGCACTACCACCTCGTGGGAATCCACCAATGTGCCGTCAAGATCGAAGAGAATCGCATCGCAGTCGAAAGTCATGAGAGGAGGGTCCGGACCACGGAAGCGGGGTCCTGATTCCATTATGACAGGGCCGCTAGGAATCGGTCTTCTCGATGAGCTTCTCCACGCCCATCATATAGATGGCCATCTTGCCGTGACGGTCGCTCTGGAAGAAGACCTTCTGGCTGTTGGCGCTGAAGGTGGGCGCGGTGAGTGCCGCGTTTTTGGCCTTGTGCTCGCACAGGGTGAATTCCCGTTTTGTCGCGCGCAGAAGCACCAGTATGTTGGGAGAGGCCTTGCTGCGGCTGGCGCCGAGAAACACACTGGAGTTCGCGTTGCGCGTGAAGGCGGCGAACTGGCTGGTCTTGGCCACCAGCACGTCGGCCTTTGAATCCAGACCCTGCTCGCGGATCGCGTTGAGCTGGTTCGATTCCGCCGGTTCCAACAGGTACACCAACGCCTGCCCATCGGGCGCCCACTGCGCCTGCAGTACCCGGCCTGGAGGGGTCTCGACACGCCGCTGCCCTGCCCCATCGAAGCCGGCCACCGACAATACGCCCGCATCGTTCAGCCACAGGAGCATCGCGCGCTTTGGGTTCGGCGTAAGGCACTGCACGGCGCCACTGACCTCCACGGCTGTCTCTGGCGCGCCCTTGGGATACCGCATCCGGCGGATGTGCGACGAACTGCCTTGCGTCTCCACATAGAACAGCGACTGCCCGTCGTCCGTCGTCACCAACGGGCCGGATCGCGTCCAATCCGGCCGCACCTTGGCCAGTTCCACATGGTGAAGGCTGCCTAGAGCAACCTGTATGAGGCTCGAGCCGCCGAACAGCAGCGCGGAACGGTCATCGAACGAAAACGTCAACGTTTCCGGCGCGTAGCCTTCGACAACCGGCAACGGCTTGATCTGCCCGTTGGAGAGCGCCATCGAGTAGGGCGCCCACGAGTCGCCGGAACTGGCTGAAAACAGGAGATTGCGGGCGGCGCGGTCGACGCTCCGCGCCGGCATGGCGGGCAGCAGGCTCTCGTGTTCCGGACTCGTGAGGCGGCGAACGTCGAATTCCGTGGCCGGGTCCTGATACCGCACC includes:
- a CDS encoding HAD-IA family hydrolase, with amino-acid sequence MTFDCDAILFDLDGTLVDSHEVVVRYWRRFADQHGLDVDKILAVSHGRRTAETIHMFVPGIDAAAAALEFNRAEELDTDGVVQIAGAAALLASLPPERWTVVTSCPRKLAEVRLAAAGLPVPAGMVTSEEVVTGKPDPYCFLLGAERLGVRPERCLVFEDAPAGVQAGLSAGMRVVQLGQDIPNYLGVQYVPNGGGAFGIRVGPAKSDLPGRK